A single genomic interval of Solimonas sp. K1W22B-7 harbors:
- a CDS encoding dicarboxylate/amino acid:cation symporter, with protein MKLHWQIAIALALALVAGMTIGEAPWFLQTCAFFGTIFLNALKMLIVPLIVSAIICGLAGIGDSRTLGRMGWHTLLFYMGTGLLAILTGLLMVNLLSPGIIDGVPAAQRLGLAADTGQVVAGVRDRGTGDLLAVLQRLVPANPIGAAADADMLGVVTFTLLFAWALAQLPEATRRTQQEFWQGVYQAMLRIADLVMRFAPLGVFALVGGVVAKTGLAALRPLAVFFVAVVLGLLVHATITLPLVLRLVARVSPLAHFRAVGPALLTAFSTSSSNATLPLTLSCLRERAGVSERVTGFVLPIGANVNTDGTALYECAAALFIAQAYGLELGVATQFTVVLMALLTSVGVAGIPSASLVAIALILGAIGLPLEGVGLILAVDRVLDMCRTTVNVLGDTVATVTVARLDGEDVLQQRSASPL; from the coding sequence ATGAAGCTGCACTGGCAGATCGCGATCGCATTGGCCCTGGCCCTGGTCGCCGGCATGACGATCGGCGAGGCGCCCTGGTTCCTGCAGACCTGCGCCTTCTTCGGCACGATCTTCCTCAACGCGCTGAAGATGCTGATCGTGCCGCTGATCGTCTCGGCGATCATCTGCGGCCTGGCAGGCATCGGCGACAGCCGTACCCTGGGCCGCATGGGCTGGCACACGCTGCTGTTCTACATGGGCACCGGACTGCTGGCGATCCTCACCGGCCTGCTGATGGTCAACCTGTTGTCCCCCGGCATCATCGACGGCGTGCCCGCGGCGCAGCGCCTGGGACTGGCGGCGGACACCGGGCAGGTGGTCGCCGGCGTGCGCGACCGCGGCACCGGCGACCTGCTGGCGGTGCTGCAGCGCCTGGTGCCCGCCAATCCCATCGGCGCCGCGGCCGACGCCGACATGCTCGGCGTGGTGACCTTCACCCTGCTGTTCGCCTGGGCCCTGGCGCAGCTGCCGGAGGCCACGCGGCGCACGCAGCAGGAATTCTGGCAGGGCGTCTACCAGGCCATGCTGCGCATTGCCGACCTGGTGATGCGTTTCGCGCCGCTGGGGGTCTTCGCCCTGGTCGGCGGGGTCGTCGCCAAGACCGGCCTGGCCGCGCTGCGGCCGCTGGCGGTGTTCTTTGTCGCGGTGGTGCTGGGCCTGCTGGTGCACGCGACGATCACCCTGCCGCTGGTGCTGCGCCTGGTGGCGCGGGTCTCGCCGCTGGCGCATTTCCGCGCCGTGGGCCCGGCCCTGCTCACCGCCTTCTCCACCAGCTCCTCGAACGCCACGCTGCCGCTGACCCTGTCCTGCCTGCGCGAGCGTGCCGGCGTGTCCGAGCGCGTCACCGGCTTCGTGCTGCCGATCGGCGCCAACGTCAACACCGACGGCACCGCGCTCTACGAGTGCGCCGCCGCGCTGTTCATCGCCCAGGCCTACGGCCTGGAACTGGGCGTGGCCACGCAGTTCACAGTCGTACTGATGGCGCTGCTGACCTCGGTCGGCGTGGCCGGCATCCCCTCGGCCAGCCTGGTGGCGATCGCGCTGATCCTGGGCGCCATCGGCCTGCCGCTGGAGGGCGTGGGCCTGATCCTGGCGGTGGACCGCGTGCTCGACATGTGCCGCACCACGGTCAACGTGCTGGGCGATACGGTGGCCACGGTGACGGTGGCGCGGCTGGATGGGGAGGATGTGCTGCAGCAGCGGAGCGCAAGTCCTTTGTAG
- a CDS encoding YcxB family protein, which yields MSEAVVATALRAQGRIGEGDYVAAQFLHLRPGPLPLAALGLLVAGCVVGLALTRSPVLLSTCAALASYVVLVMPWRARRRYRANPAIARPVRIAIDAEGLRFDRGGREQALRWDQIGRWRGSRQLVLLYPVESGFYLVPAAFFARAEDFDAFTALLRDRVGSQQ from the coding sequence GTGAGCGAAGCCGTCGTCGCGACGGCCCTGCGGGCGCAGGGCCGCATCGGCGAGGGCGACTACGTCGCCGCGCAGTTCCTGCACCTGCGCCCCGGTCCCCTGCCCCTGGCCGCTCTCGGCCTGCTGGTCGCCGGCTGCGTCGTCGGTCTGGCGCTGACCCGCTCGCCGGTGCTGCTCAGCACCTGCGCCGCGCTGGCCAGCTACGTGGTGCTGGTGATGCCCTGGCGCGCACGCCGACGCTACCGCGCCAATCCCGCCATCGCGCGCCCGGTGCGCATCGCGATCGACGCAGAAGGCCTGCGCTTCGACCGCGGCGGCCGCGAGCAGGCGCTGCGCTGGGACCAGATCGGGCGCTGGCGCGGCAGCCGGCAGCTGGTGCTGCTGTACCCGGTGGAGAGCGGTTTCTACCTGGTACCGGCCGCGTTCTTCGCGCGGGCGGAGGATTTCGACGCGTTCACGGCGCTGTTGCGGGACCGCGTCGGTTCGCAGCAGTAA
- a CDS encoding ExbD/TolR family protein has protein sequence MRKERIVKRLERLSRQSGRDTEMNIVSLIDIFAILVFYLLVNALVVEILPNPKALKLPESLIQEEPRENTLVQVTLDDVLVNNRRVMTVSEALATEGNILPSLKSELLTAPLMQTPGAAGQVTRGEVNIMADKAIPYQLLKKVMATCTETRFAKISLAVIEKHGAGVTP, from the coding sequence ATGAGGAAGGAACGCATCGTCAAGCGCCTGGAGCGCCTGTCGCGCCAGTCCGGCCGCGACACCGAGATGAACATCGTCTCGCTGATCGACATCTTCGCGATCCTGGTGTTCTACCTGCTGGTCAACGCCCTGGTGGTGGAGATCCTGCCGAATCCCAAGGCGCTGAAGCTGCCGGAATCGCTGATCCAGGAAGAGCCGCGCGAGAACACGCTGGTGCAGGTGACGCTGGATGACGTGCTGGTCAACAACCGCCGCGTCATGACCGTGTCCGAGGCCCTGGCCACGGAAGGCAACATCCTGCCGTCGCTGAAGTCCGAGCTGCTGACCGCCCCGCTGATGCAGACCCCCGGCGCCGCCGGCCAGGTCACGCGCGGCGAGGTCAACATCATGGCGGACAAGGCGATCCCCTATCAGCTGCTCAAGAAAGTGATGGCGACCTGCACCGAGACGCGCTTCGCCAAGATCTCGCTGGCCGTGATCGAGAAGCACGGCGCCGGGGTGACTCCATGA
- a CDS encoding AgmX/PglI C-terminal domain-containing protein, translating into MTGLWYATPDSWQLPTEADRRFNRIVGIALLLFVIAGILIPFLKLQGLKEGGGESTEQRYVSLIPEAEIAEKVEEPAPAPEDKPKPEQPKAETKKQDKPPEPRREEKIAPPQPTQEQVVQKARETASRSGVLAMQQQLAELNNQSLQGFDSPRPLETITAKAGTGATGAGSAAAFERSAASGSSGIGASGSGETRRQSGAGIGDRRTTVVESPIGRGPDKTKPGQGGDKLLAGRSIEEIQLVFDRNKGSFTSIYKRAMMESPALEQGGVIIVSITIASSGQVTDCKLVSSTFNDPDFERKIIQRVMSMNFGAKDVPPFTYPNYPLRLHPPA; encoded by the coding sequence ATGACCGGCCTCTGGTACGCAACGCCCGACAGCTGGCAGCTGCCGACGGAAGCCGACCGCCGCTTCAACCGCATCGTCGGAATCGCACTGCTGCTGTTCGTGATCGCCGGCATCCTGATCCCGTTCCTGAAGCTGCAGGGCCTCAAGGAAGGCGGCGGCGAAAGCACCGAGCAGCGCTACGTCAGCCTGATCCCGGAAGCCGAGATCGCCGAAAAGGTCGAGGAGCCCGCGCCCGCGCCGGAAGACAAGCCCAAGCCCGAGCAACCCAAGGCCGAGACCAAGAAGCAGGACAAGCCGCCCGAGCCCAGGCGCGAGGAGAAGATCGCCCCGCCGCAGCCGACGCAGGAACAGGTCGTGCAGAAGGCGCGCGAGACCGCCTCCCGCAGCGGCGTGCTGGCGATGCAGCAGCAGCTGGCGGAACTCAACAACCAGTCGCTGCAGGGTTTCGACTCGCCGCGCCCGCTGGAGACGATCACCGCCAAGGCCGGCACCGGCGCCACCGGGGCCGGCTCCGCCGCCGCCTTCGAGCGCAGCGCCGCCAGCGGCAGCTCCGGCATCGGCGCCAGCGGCAGCGGCGAAACCCGCCGCCAGAGCGGCGCCGGCATCGGCGACCGCCGCACCACGGTGGTGGAGAGCCCGATCGGCCGCGGACCGGACAAGACCAAGCCGGGCCAGGGTGGCGACAAGCTGCTCGCCGGCCGCTCGATCGAGGAGATCCAGCTGGTGTTCGACCGCAACAAGGGCTCGTTCACCTCGATCTACAAGCGCGCGATGATGGAATCGCCGGCCCTGGAGCAGGGTGGCGTGATCATCGTCAGCATCACGATCGCGTCGAGCGGCCAGGTGACCGACTGCAAGCTGGTGTCGAGCACCTTCAACGACCCGGATTTCGAGCGCAAGATCATCCAGCGCGTCATGTCGATGAACTTCGGCGCCAAGGATGTTCCGCCGTTCACCTATCCGAACTACCCGCTGCGCCTGCATCCGCCGGCCTGA
- a CDS encoding enoyl-ACP reductase FabI, giving the protein MGFLSGKKALITGVASDRSIATGIAEAFHREGAELAFTYQGERLKSRVEEFAASVGSKIVMPLDVVEDAQIDEVMSELQKQWGGLDVLIHSIGFAPREQLQGRYLDAVTREGFRISHDISAYSFAALGKAARPLMQGRKASLLTLTYLGAVRAVPMYNVMGPAKASLEANVRFMAADLGEQGIRVNGISAGPIKTLAAAGITGFRGMLSAAEKASALKRNVSIEEVGNAAAFLSSDLASGITGEILYVDAGYNVMGMSIE; this is encoded by the coding sequence ATGGGTTTCCTTTCCGGCAAGAAGGCGCTGATCACCGGCGTCGCCAGCGACCGCTCCATCGCCACCGGCATCGCCGAGGCCTTCCACCGTGAAGGCGCGGAGCTGGCCTTCACCTACCAGGGCGAGCGCCTGAAGTCGCGCGTCGAGGAATTCGCCGCCAGCGTCGGCAGCAAGATCGTGATGCCGCTGGACGTGGTGGAAGACGCGCAGATCGACGAGGTGATGTCCGAGCTGCAGAAGCAGTGGGGCGGCCTGGACGTGCTGATCCACTCGATCGGCTTCGCACCGCGCGAGCAGCTGCAGGGCCGCTACCTGGACGCGGTGACGCGCGAGGGCTTCCGCATCTCGCATGACATCTCGGCCTACTCCTTCGCCGCGCTGGGCAAGGCCGCGCGTCCTCTGATGCAGGGCCGCAAGGCCTCGCTGCTGACGCTGACCTACCTGGGCGCCGTGCGCGCCGTGCCGATGTACAACGTCATGGGCCCGGCCAAGGCCTCGCTGGAAGCCAACGTGCGCTTCATGGCGGCCGATCTCGGCGAGCAGGGCATCCGCGTCAACGGCATCTCCGCCGGCCCGATCAAGACGCTGGCCGCGGCCGGCATCACCGGCTTCCGCGGCATGCTGTCGGCGGCCGAGAAGGCCTCCGCCCTGAAGCGCAACGTCAGCATCGAGGAAGTGGGCAATGCCGCCGCCTTCCTCAGCTCGGACCTGGCCTCCGGCATCACCGGCGAGATCCTCTACGTCGACGCCGGCTACAACGTCATGGGCATGAGCATCGAGTGA